The following nucleotide sequence is from Pelodiscus sinensis isolate JC-2024 chromosome 8, ASM4963464v1, whole genome shotgun sequence.
gtgcagggttttattggatcacagtccatttttcccatccatattcccttaactaactggtaagaatattgtgggtggccACATGAAAAGCTTTTCTAAAGCTGGCCGtggaggctttgggaggaccaaaaccaatgtatttgcatattagtcatttgcttaatgaatatgcaaatatgcaaatgaatgttaccggtcctctgaaagctcgtgaatggatttactggtccccgtgtcaaaaagtttgggctCCCCTGTCTTAGTCTACATctgcactacaaggtttttgtgcaaaaacctgcggagtgtccacacctcaaatgatcTCCTGCGTAATGAAATGGGCCgttaaacagcagaacagagggctttttctgccataggtaaacctctttttctgaggcataactgcttttagcgctaagctattgtgcaaaaaggcaagtgtggacgctccagagtgGGGTTTGCGCAACAATTGGCCTCCAGGGGGAAAAAATGGTGGCAGCTGGGTCACTCCAGCCAATACAGTCAGAACCCTGTTGTTCTTGTCTGCTGGCACCCTGCACAAGCCTTGTAGCTgcaagctggcaggaagcaggattCTTCAGGATGCCACTCTGCTGCATCCACCAATGTCCTCAGAGCAAGATCCCCGAGACCACCGTTGCCCTTCAATGGACCAGCCacaggggtcacaggaccccgcgagggggaccaagaggcgtgcccccacctgcagcaggccagaaaaaaaaaccctgccggAGTTGTGGAGTGAGGAGGACTCCCTACAGGACCCCCGGGCAAAGTGCCGCAGTCTACTCCTGCATGGCTGGATCCCTGGTGGCGTGAGGTCACCCTGCCCAGACCATGGAGCAAGTCTGGGCTAAGGTAAAGGAGCTCCGTCAGGGATACATGAAGGCCAGGAGCTCGACCACAAGCTTGCTGGGGGGAGAACCTTCTTCCCCCTCCATTGTGGTGGACTCCGGCCTGGAGCAGCCCATCCTTCAGTGCCCGGAGCCTGTCCCCGAGATGGTGGGGCAGGTCCagccaccagaggaggaggaggatgagcaGGACATTGGCACCGTTACCCTGTCCCAggagccagtccctgccagcctggacGTCTCCCAGGCCTCCGAAGAGGCTTGGGAGGGAACCTCAGGTATGTTGGCGCacatgtgcgtgcacacacacacggtgggggaggtggctgcaaagggggtgggggcacaCTGTTGCACCGGCTGCTAGGCTAGCATATGCTGCTGCAATCTgggcacgtgcaagcacatgcagcGGGAGGGTGTGTCACAtggccacagcagccagcccctctatgtgcctgggagcctgctgccagcctcatgccTGGCCACATGAGTCTTGCCCccagggggaaagggggagtgtggacagctgcaagcaggctagtcgcaagggcacaggcacaaccccccccccacacacacacacacactgtggagTACAGCACGTgggcatgcctgcacgtgagaggcagcagccactcccacCTGTTAGCCCAGCGAGCCACAGCTGTGTGTGCACCCCCCCCagagagggccaggctgctcacagctcctgtGCCCCCACAGGGGATCCACTGTGGCCGTACACTgcctctgcctgcctggccatggtgggGTGGCGGGGCGGGCAGCCCGGTTCTCAGGCCACCTAGGGGCCTGTGTGACACGTCATGCTGTggaggccacacatggccttgcacctgCAGCTCACAAAGGAGGGCACAGCTTCAGGGAATGTGTGTGCAAGGTAGACTGACCGCCCCTCTTCCTTGTGTCTTCTGCACAGCGAGACCAGCCGGGACGGAGGGCCCAGCCACACTACCGCTGCAAGCACCACCCGGAGCATGGACAAGCTGCCGacgagccaggcctggggaggagctGATGCACCAGCCTATCCGGGTGATGCGCGACATACACTCCACCCTGTCGCACCAGCCGAATGCTGACCTGGAGTGGCGGCAGCAGGCGTGGAGTGATCCGATGGCGCGCTGCAACACCCCGGTCTACATCCTGTCCCGCCCAGGGGAACAGACGCCTGCTCTCACTgctcccaccttccctccctccatggcccACTCGTCTGCCCACCCTGCCATGCCTCTCCTCCCTCTGCATgtcatgcctctgctccctcccttccccatggccaTGCCTGTTCCACCAGTCATGCATATGGCCCCTCCTATGGCTCCTCCCCTGCCGACCCTAGCCTGCTCtagtcgccccctccccccgcccagcacatTGGGGCCCCCAGAGCTGCTCAACCCCAACAACATGCCCGCCCCGAGGGGGCTCAGCTCTCTGGCCCAGTCCTCCTCCCAGTCCTCATCCCCCCCATCTGTGATGATGCCCCCCTCCCATTTcacacagccccctcctcctgaTCACCCTCATTTCTGTTAAATAAACAACACTACTTTTGATTGAAAACCAtgcaggtgtgtttattgggagcttggagtaggggaaagggaagggggtaagaggagggagaggaggaagggtggAGGCCCTGGGAAGATTTACAGTGGTTCCTgaaagaacctctccctcagggcctcccggacaTGTACCCCAGCCTCATGAGGCTGGCGGGTCTCAGCTGTCTGGGGCTGTTCAAAGCCCCGGCCCTCACGGGCGGCCTCTGCCACCCATGCTGGGAGGAATGCTTCCCCCTTGCACTCCACcaagttgtggagcacacagcaggttgCTACCACCTCAGGGATATTCTGCTCCCCAatgtccagatgggtgaggaggcaatggaactGTCCTTTCAAATGCTCAGAGGTGTACTCCACCTGGAGGCGTGCTCTGTTCAGGCAGCCACTGAAAATGTCCTTCGTGtgatccagctggccggtgtagggtcacagcagccaggcaTGAGTGGGTATGCCACGTCCCCTGCTATGCACACTGGCAGTCTGGTCACTCAGAGGGAAaaaggtgcccacctccagctgggCATTcaggctggagttgtggaaaACTAGGGTGTCGTGAGCCCTGCCCAATGTTTGTGAAGAGGCCccagtggtccaccagggcctgcaggactacGTAGAAGTAGCCTTTTTGGTTGACAAACTGGGCCACACGATGTtctggggcccggatggggatgtgcgtgccGTCGATGGCTCCCACGCAGTTGGGAAATCCCAGCACAGCAGAGCTGCCCATGGTGGTGTCCAGGTCCTGGAGCCggatgactctgcacagcagcagTGAGCTGATAGCCCGGAggacctgcagaaggagagacAGGAACACATACACAGAGAttg
It contains:
- the LOC142830474 gene encoding uncharacterized protein LOC142830474, whose amino-acid sequence is MEQVWAKVKELRQGYMKARSSTTSLLGGEPSSPSIVVDSGLEQPILQCPEPVPEMVGQVQPPEEEEDEQDIGTVTLSQEPVPASLDVSQASEEAWEGTSARPAGTEGPATLPLQAPPGAWTSCRRARPGEELMHQPIRVMRDIHSTLSHQPNADLEWRQQAWSDPMARCNTPVYILSRPGEQTPALTAPTFPPSMAHSSAHPAMPLLPLHVMPLLPPFPMAMPVPPVMHMAPPMAPPLPTLACSSRPLPPPSTLGPPELLNPNNMPAPRGLSSLAQSSSQSSSPPSVMMPPSHFTQPPPPDHPHFC